TTCTGCAGgtccaaataacaaaacaacGTGATACACACAAGTGGAAGgttttccattatctaaaaaagcgCACACAAAATGGGAGATACGATGCCAAAGTAAAGAGAGCAAATGTCGTGTCTTCCACTATGAGCAAAGAACCCTTGCAACCTGCAGATAGAAACGAATAAAGCTACGATAAAAATTGTCACTTAAATAGATATACACTCATTTCATACATGTCACCTAAAaagtcatgattttttttaaaaaaaattagcaagatagatcaatatatattatttcaatttttaaagttaaaattcaacctacacaagtagaaaaaaaaaactatcaaaaGTGCATACTATTACAATTAATATTTGttacttaattatttatttatatgagTCAAATTTGAAGTTACATGTTTGTAGAATAATATATCATATAGTATTGAGTTATCTTACTAATTTTTCAGGTGATGTGTATGAAACAAGTGTATGTACATTCGAGTGACAAAAACCACATCCTAATGCAACGATGTGAACATCCAAGGGCAGTATAAAAGGAGGTGCAGCTGCGAGGCATTGACCTGCACTCCCTTCCTCCTAGCTCGAAGTGAGCAATCACTCTTGTGAAACTTTTGCAGACGCCAGCCATGGCGATCAGGGGCATCCCGTCCTCTCGCGAGATGACCGTGGACGACTTCAAGAACTGGCTGAAGCAGTTCGACACCGACAACGACGGCCGGATAAGCCGGGGCGAGCTCCGGGAggccatccgccgccgcggcggctggtTCTCCGGCCTGAaagccggccgcgccgtccgccaCGCCGACAGGGACAACAGCGGCTTCGTGGACGAGTCCGAGATCGAGAACCTCGTCGCCTTCGCCCAGAAAACTCTGGGCATGAAGGTTACTGCCTGGTAGAACTGAACACTACTGGCAGCAATAAGCATTATTAAGCTAGTTTCATGGATTTTCATATGCTTGAGCTTAAAATGGGTAGAGAGCACTGTGGCAGTAGTGCTAGCTTTTGATTAAGCTATAAAAATATTGCCTTCtatgttgcttttctttgctGTGTGGTAGTAACTGGTAAAGTTTGACTTGCATGCCAGCTTCTCCTGAATAATTTGTGTAAAAGCAGGAGAATGTCTGCCATGATGCTGTGATACTTTGAGTGATCCTCTGTTGGTATTGACTCTGGTGAAGATGAAAATGAATTGGTGATTATGGCCATTTTAGTAACACAGTTAGCATTTCTTCTCAGatggtttcaactttcaagagATGACATGCCTGATTATGCCCATTCTTAAGAGAAGCAAACTCAGCAGCAAAGGGCATCATGTTGAGTACTTCAGGTAAGGTTGGAGTGTCAGGTGACAGGCCCAAACATTCAGATAACATAATCAACTAAGTGCAACAAATTTCACATTCAGATAACATATTGTTGAAGGAGTTGAGAGGACAGAAAAATGATCACAATTTCATCCCCCCTTCTTGGCTTGTTGCAGTGCCCTACTGGTAAAATTCGTTGATGGTTTTCACCTAATCAAGCTATGTGTAAAATTCCTAAGAAGAACCAAAGCATGAAGCGCACATAGCTTGGGGTTAATATCATTGAGTTGCATGCAACAGCTAGttctgttggaattaatgaatgggccttagcccactcgaagattaattctttggaaaatcacaaaagcccacctcatgggatggcatgcatgtggaatttagtaccaccttgcttattctaggagaaggggacctccttaaaagggaggatgccctcctagccacttgaagcatgtgtggtggagagaagaggggaaacacgcgctcgcctcgcctcgcctggcagggcaggcggcgcgcgtgcacgacgtacgcgtcgaatagtctgaaaaattggctcctcacccttgcgcagatgcagcctccttttgcagttttgttttgctgcaaattcggattcgtttttgttttggaaacgttccgaaaaatccgatgcgtgcaaacggcgtggagtccggataagttacgcgcgacttatccggttcggttacgcgcagtagagatcgtgcgggcgccctgatcaagcgacccttctctatataaaccgacccgccgtcttcacgcaatatatgcgaaaatcaatctagggtttgcctcttactctgtactgcgccgtcgctcgtagactactccatcccgctcgccggcgtgcaccagcgatcgggagagcaggtctccggaacctctgcctttgacgtcctgcaccgggagaaggcggcaataaggtttttgggaagcgcttcgcgcgactgctccctgttcgttcgcgacggctcgccttcctcttcgctcgcgtgtttcgtgccttcgtagacacctgcgaaaagtttcgaccaagcagccggtcttttcgtcacctcggtacgtgttcaatatgttgcgcatatttgatctgttcatgttattctgcgtagtttacatgtgtagatctaatgatgcgttcatgctagttttcatctgtaatgtcatgacttatttatggaataaattaaatcattatatgcccataatctcaacaatccaaaaccttattataggcactgtgattttactatggctgattttgccgatgcactgaggccggataaattcaccggtgtgcattttaagagatggcagatcagggtcactctgtggctgacagctatgaaatgcttctgggtgagtactggcaaacctgaaggagttcttactgctgaacagcagaagcaattcgaggaagccactactctctttgtgggatgcattcttagcgttcttggcgatcgtctggtcgaggtgtatatgcatatgaccgacgctaaggagttgtgggatgcactgaatactaaattcggtgctactgatgctagcaatgatctgtatatcatggagcagtttcatgactacaaaatggctgacaaccgttctgtagtcgaacaggctcatgagatacaaaccatggctaaggaactcgaactccttaagtgtgtcttacccgacaaatttgtggccaggtgcattattgcaaaactacctccatcttggaggagtttcggtactgcactcaaacacaagagacaggaatactccgttgaggggttgattgcgtctcttgatgttgaggagaaagctcgggaaaaagatgccgcgtctaagggcgatggtgggcagtccagtgccaatgttgtgcacaaggcccagaacaagagcaaggggaaatacaaagctcagcagaccaccaacttcaagaagcagaagaagaacaacaacaatcctaatcaggatgagaggacttgctttgtgtgtggccaagttggtcatctggctaggaagtgtccacaacgcaaggggatgaaggcacctgcagggcagacttctaagtctgctaatgtgaccattggcaacactggagatggaagcgggtatggtaatttacctactgttttttcagttaatcaatctactaattggtgggttgatactggggccaatgtacatgtttgtgctgacatctcattgttttcttcttatcaggtcgcacggggttccaccgtcctaatggggaatgggtcacatgcttctgttcatggtgttggcacggtagatctgaagtttacttcgggaaagatcgtgcagctgaagaacgtgcagcatgtcccttctatcgacaggaatcttgttagtggctcccgtctgactagagacggatttaagttggtttttgagtctaataaagtagtcgtgtctaaacatggatattttattggtaaaggttatgagtgcggaggcctgttccgcttttccctttctgatttctgcaataagtctgtgaaccatatttgtggcagtgtggatgatgaggctaatgtttggcattcacgtttatgtcatattaattttggcttgatgtctcggctttccagcatgtgtttaattcctaagttttccattgtcaaaggttctaagtgccatagttgtgtgcaatcgaagcaacctcgcaagcctcacaaggctgccgaggagagaaacttggcaccactagaactcctacattcagatctttgtgaaatgaatggggtgttgacgaagggtggaaaacgatatttcatgacattgattgatgatgctactagattttgctatgtgtacttgttgaaaacgaaagacgaggctctagactattttaaaatttataaggcagaggttgaaaatcaacttgacagaaagataaaaaggcttaggtctgatcgtggtggagagtttttctcgaacgagtttgacttattctgtgaggaacatggcatcatacatgagaggacgcctccctattctcccgagtctaatgggattgctgaaaggaagaaccgcacactgactgacttggtgaatgccatgttggacaccgcgggactgcctaaggcatggtggggggaggcattgttgacctcaaatcatgtgttaaacagagttcctaacagaaataaggacaaaacaccatatgagatatggattggtagaaaaccatcactttcttatttgcgcacatgggggtgcttggcgaaagtcaatgtaccaataacgaagaagcgcaaacttggacctaagactgtggactgtgtttttctgggatatgctcatcatagcattgcctatagatttttaatagttaaatccgaggtaccggacatgcatgttggtacaattatggagtctcgtgatgctaccttctttgagagctttttcccaatgtaggatacacatagtggttcgaaccaaccctctgaaat
The window above is part of the Oryza sativa Japonica Group chromosome 7, ASM3414082v1 genome. Proteins encoded here:
- the LOC4343924 gene encoding polcalcin Phl p 7 isoform X1, which encodes MKTPAMAIRGIPSSREMTVDDFKNWLKQFDTDNDGRISRGELREAIRRRGGWFSGLKAGRAVRHADRDNSGFVDESEIENLVAFAQKTLGMKVTAW
- the LOC4343924 gene encoding polcalcin Phl p 7 isoform X2, with translation MAIRGIPSSREMTVDDFKNWLKQFDTDNDGRISRGELREAIRRRGGWFSGLKAGRAVRHADRDNSGFVDESEIENLVAFAQKTLGMKVTAW